A genome region from Etheostoma cragini isolate CJK2018 chromosome 4, CSU_Ecrag_1.0, whole genome shotgun sequence includes the following:
- the rdh5 gene encoding retinol dehydrogenase 5 has translation MDMQFVYDLLGENAWSSIIATFVVLWIIVWLYRDSLQIKDISSKYVFVTGCDSGFGNLLCKNLDRRGFHVLAGCLTEKGADDLKRVAGPYLKTILLDVTNEDSILKAMEWTKTEVGDKGLWGIVNNAGCSLPMGPSEWMRVEDFHRILRVNMNGVIAMTMTFLPLIKKARGRIVNVASVLGRVAANGGGYCISKFAVESFSDCIRRDINYFGINVCIIEPGFFKTAVTSLEPLEKELHRLWNQLSPEVKASYGDKYLDKYIKVQRLIMNAVCDTDLTKVTSCMEHALTAAHPRTRYSPGWDAKLLWIPLSYMPACVVDIGLKMVLPRPSMSV, from the exons ATGGATATGCAGTTTGTCTACGACCTTTTAGG GGAAAATGCTTGGTCATCCATCATTGCTACCTTTGTCGTGTTGTGGATTATTGTGTGGCTGTACAGAGACAGCTTGCAGATTAAGGACATATCCAGCAAGTATGTTTTTGTGACCGGCTGCGACTCGGGCTTTGGAAACCTGCTATGTAAGAATCTTGACCGTAGGGGTTTCCATGTGCTGGCTGGCTGTCTAACAGAAAAGGGAGCTGATGACCTGAAAAGAGTGGCAGGGCCTTATTTAAAGACTATCCTGCTGGATGTGACCAATGAGGACAGCATCCTGAAAGCCATGGAGTGGACCAAGACTGAGGTTGGCGATAAGG GACTTTGGGGTATTGTGAACAATGCTGGATGCTCATTACCCATGGGTCCTTCCGAGTGGATGAGAGTGGAGGATTTCCATAGGATACTGAGAGTCAACATGAATGGAGTGATTGCCATGACGATGACCTTCCTGCCTCTCATCAAAAAGGCTCGCGGCCGTATTGTGAATGTGGCATCAGTGCTGGGCAGGGTAGCGGCAAACGGTGGTGGATACTGCATCTCCAAGTTTGCAGTGGAGTCTTTCTCTGACTGCATCAG GAGAGATATCAACTACTTTGGAATCAATGTGTGCATCATCGAGCCAGGATTTTTCAAGACCGCAGTGACAAGCCTGGAACCCCTCGAGAAGGAGCTGCATCGCCTGTGGAACCAGCTCAGCCCTGAAGTAAAAGCCAGCTATGGAGACAAGTACCTTGATAAAT ACATTAAGGTGCAGCGTTTGATCATGAATGCTGTCTGCGACACCGACCTCACTAAAGTGACCAGCTGCATGGAGCACGCTCTGACTGCTGCCCACCCACGCACCAGATACAGCCCCGGCTGGGATGCCAAGCTTCTCTGGATCCCCCTCTCTTACATGCCTGCCTGTGTCGTTGATATTGGGCTGAAGATGGTGCTGCCTCGTCCTTCAATGAGCGTGTAA